One Leptospira bourretii DNA segment encodes these proteins:
- a CDS encoding SH3 domain-containing protein, producing MKTKFIFSAVSLAIISCSSFPIGTGYTSGQKTIVYSMPDNKSPIVLELKRDSNFDIITYNFLKNNQKGKLWHKIKLNNTIGYIEEDAGENTNFQMQLFLTLNEPVYGFVVASSLVLRKQPNTTSAAIEKLATKEIVEILEEGRNQVTVNGKTGSWAKVKTKNNNIGFVFTPYLMLNKSPDNFVFGEDIEADEKGWAYITTSPNIIYQKKKGKLYSVDNNQVRENEFYLIKSRYITKDGKVFFYIYKQTASQADWYSDIEVEYTTDCYIPASQVIVSNRYAPLYSQTKETDKTKRKLIEFLDQQAKYEFDPEKSYFYTFRSKKDKFHVIITSIKSEYDECRGCFDSEDYNLVYVFQEKDNQFKKVFDKGGNRSASFVEEDKKFFITIATSPLPEGDESPSIIKYSTYKFDGSNFELELEE from the coding sequence TTGAAAACAAAGTTTATTTTTTCAGCAGTGTCACTAGCCATAATTTCTTGTTCCAGTTTTCCAATTGGTACAGGTTACACTTCGGGGCAAAAAACAATTGTTTATTCAATGCCAGACAACAAAAGCCCAATCGTTTTGGAACTTAAAAGAGATTCAAACTTTGACATCATAACCTATAATTTTTTGAAAAATAATCAAAAGGGGAAATTATGGCATAAAATAAAACTAAATAACACGATCGGCTATATTGAAGAGGATGCAGGAGAAAATACTAATTTCCAAATGCAATTATTTCTTACTTTAAACGAACCAGTGTATGGATTCGTAGTAGCCTCATCTTTAGTTTTGCGCAAACAACCAAATACTACAAGTGCCGCTATTGAAAAGCTTGCAACGAAAGAAATTGTAGAGATTTTAGAGGAAGGAAGAAATCAGGTAACGGTCAATGGAAAAACTGGAAGTTGGGCCAAAGTAAAAACAAAAAACAATAATATAGGTTTTGTATTCACTCCCTATTTGATGTTAAACAAATCGCCAGACAATTTTGTTTTTGGCGAAGATATAGAAGCAGATGAAAAAGGTTGGGCTTATATCACAACCTCTCCAAATATAATCTATCAAAAAAAGAAAGGAAAGTTATACTCAGTAGATAATAATCAAGTTCGTGAGAATGAATTTTATTTAATAAAGTCTAGATACATCACAAAGGATGGCAAGGTATTCTTTTATATCTATAAACAAACCGCCAGTCAAGCCGATTGGTATTCTGATATAGAAGTTGAATACACTACGGATTGTTATATTCCAGCAAGCCAAGTAATAGTTTCAAATCGCTATGCTCCATTATACTCACAAACAAAAGAAACAGATAAAACAAAACGCAAACTGATCGAATTTTTAGACCAACAAGCAAAATATGAATTTGATCCTGAAAAGTCCTACTTCTATACATTTAGGTCAAAAAAAGATAAGTTTCATGTGATTATTACTTCCATTAAAAGTGAATATGATGAATGCCGCGGTTGTTTTGATAGCGAAGACTACAATTTAGTTTATGTTTTTCAAGAGAAAGATAACCAATTCAAAAAAGTTTTCGATAAAGGTGGAAATCGAAGCGCAAGTTTCGTCGAGGAAGATAAAAAGTTTTTTATTACAATAGCAACTAGTCCTCTTCCTGAAGGAGATGAGTCTCCAAGTATCATAAAATACAGCACATATAAATTTGATGGAAGTAATTTTGAATTGGAATTGGAAGAATAA
- a CDS encoding DJ-1/PfpI family protein yields MKKVLLLLAKGFESFEASVFIDVIGWNLVDGDKTTKLYTCGFTKEVTGSFGLKLHVDYLINEIDCNDFDALAIPGGFEEYGFYEEAYHSEFLELIKQFDQKNKIIASICVGALPIAKSGVLKDRKATTYNHKNSTRQKQLADFGANVQKEPIVLDKNIITSWSPATAMGVALLLLKILTSEKNANYIKEIMGF; encoded by the coding sequence ATGAAAAAAGTCCTACTACTACTGGCCAAAGGATTCGAATCATTTGAAGCTAGCGTTTTCATTGATGTCATTGGTTGGAATCTTGTGGATGGAGACAAAACTACAAAACTATATACCTGTGGATTTACCAAAGAAGTCACCGGATCATTTGGTCTAAAATTGCATGTTGATTATCTAATCAACGAAATTGATTGTAACGATTTCGATGCTTTAGCAATACCTGGTGGGTTTGAAGAATATGGATTTTATGAAGAAGCTTATCACTCAGAATTTCTAGAATTAATCAAACAGTTTGACCAAAAGAATAAAATCATAGCCTCTATTTGTGTGGGAGCTTTACCCATTGCCAAGTCAGGTGTTTTAAAGGATCGAAAAGCAACTACTTATAATCACAAAAACAGTACTCGGCAAAAACAACTGGCGGACTTTGGTGCCAATGTTCAAAAGGAGCCGATCGTTTTGGATAAAAATATCATCACAAGTTGGAGTCCTGCGACTGCAATGGGAGTTGCTTTACTTCTTTTGAAAATATTAACCTCAGAAAAAAACGCAAATTATATCAAAGAAATAATGGGTTTTTGA
- a CDS encoding MIP/aquaporin family protein, translating to MELVGEFFGTAVLILLGDGVVAGVLLEKSKAKDGGWITITTAWALAVCFGVLVAKALGSPGAHLNPAVTLSVCIQSGDFSNFLPYCLAQIAGAALGATLVYLHYLPHWKETKDSGKILAVFSTEPAIKHTLSNVISEGLGTFLLILGIHAIFSPFNGGATGVVGTGFVALLVWAIGLSMGGTTGYAINPARDLGPRIAHWLLPIPNKGNSNWKYAWLPVVIPLVGGGLAAVVIRWGIG from the coding sequence TTGGAACTAGTTGGAGAATTTTTTGGAACTGCGGTTCTCATTCTACTGGGTGACGGTGTGGTTGCCGGTGTTTTATTAGAAAAGTCAAAGGCAAAAGACGGCGGCTGGATCACGATCACCACAGCTTGGGCCCTAGCAGTCTGTTTTGGAGTTTTGGTGGCAAAGGCCTTGGGAAGTCCTGGTGCCCATTTGAATCCTGCTGTGACCCTTTCTGTTTGCATCCAGTCAGGTGATTTTTCCAATTTTCTCCCCTATTGCCTCGCCCAAATCGCAGGGGCTGCCCTCGGTGCCACTCTTGTTTATTTACATTACCTTCCCCATTGGAAAGAAACCAAAGATTCTGGAAAGATTCTAGCGGTATTCTCTACTGAACCTGCGATCAAACACACTCTTTCCAATGTCATTAGTGAAGGACTTGGGACCTTTCTTCTCATCCTCGGAATTCATGCCATCTTCTCTCCGTTCAACGGTGGTGCCACAGGTGTTGTGGGAACGGGATTTGTAGCACTCCTTGTTTGGGCCATTGGACTTTCTATGGGAGGAACGACTGGTTATGCAATTAACCCAGCACGCGACTTAGGACCAAGGATTGCCCATTGGCTTTTGCCCATTCCCAACAAAGGAAATTCGAACTGGAAATACGCATGGCTTCCCGTTGTGATTCCGTTAGTGGGTGGTGGACTTGCGGCGGTTGTGATTCGGTGGGGAATAGGGTAA